In Coraliomargarita parva, the genomic stretch CTCGATTCCAATTCAGGCAATTCCAGCCCAGTCATGCTCCCCATCATTTCCGATAGGTTCAGGGGACTGACATCGGCCCACCAACTGTATTCACGGGTCCGGCTCTGGTAGCGCTTAAAGTTTAATCCGAATACGGTATCCTGCGACCGGTAGTTCAATACGGAGAAGGGAATCGCAAACTCTGCCGACCATCCGTATTCCGTCTTCGTCGCTGCCCCGAGCCAGTCCCCCTTCCACTCGACCTTCTCGGAACGACCGCCGGCCAAATCATCGGACTGCGTGCCAAGGGGGTTCATCGAGAAACTGGAGATGTCCCGACGGTTGAAATAGGTGTCCAGCTCGACCGTGATCACATCATCGTAAGCAAATCCGGTATCGCGAACAGTCCTCCGTGCCTGGATGGATTCAGGTTCACTGTCGTACAGACGGAAACCGAAATAGAGGTAGTCTCCATCCATCATGACGAGCACTTCGGTCGCGTCCGACGGCTCGCGATTTTCGAACGAGCACCAAAAATTCGCGCTCGTGACAGCCGAGGCCCATGACGGATCGTCGAGATTCCCGTCAATTTCAAGAGCAGTGGGCTTTAGGCCAGCCACCCCGGAAGAAACCCGGTCGCCCGCCTCGGTTTGCACCTTCGGAACCTCCAAGATACGCCCAGCTTGCGGCGAAGATGAAACCGCCTCAACTGTCGAGCTGGAAACAGCTGCCCGTACTTCGAATGGCCCTGCAATCACAAAGGCATAGCAGAAGATTAGCGTAGCACGGATAAGTGGCAACTGATGCATTTTGGTAGGCTGCTCATATAGACAGAGCCAACCGCTATCAGCAAGTGCAATACCACCTTATCTTAAACCAGACATGACTGCGTCAATATGGACTTAATGCATGTGTTCGGGATAGTATGCTCGCAGGGCTTGAATCGCTTCGGTCAAGGCCTCCGCATAGCTGCCGTCCGCATTTTGCTTGGCCTTCATGGCGGCCAGAATGACGGCATGATGCTTTTGAAGACGCTCGGCATAATCATCCTGACTGGGTTTGACCCGCTGGGTGAGAAAATAATCGCTGATCGTGGCAATCACCTTCTGGGCATGCGCTTCCTTGTTGGTGACCCAGCGCACCAGTTGCTGCTGCGACTGGGCATCGGTTTTACCGGCCAGCTCGCCGACCAGGGTGCAGGCTTTGGCTACGGTTTGGGCGTCTTCCAGCATGGCGGCCACCCGTGCGGAGTCGTGATAGATCCCGCAGGGAATTTGGCAGTGAGCCGAAGCCTGTTGTGGAAGAATGAAGGTTGCCGGAGCCAGCACTGCGGCCACGGCGAAGAGGGAGGTTGGTAGTAGTTTCATAGTTTTGACCGTATATTGAATCGAGGACATCTAGGCTAATGAAAGTCTTGGTAGATGCAAACCAGCCGGAGAGCTCTCTGAACATTATTGCGTATATGGCGGAGAGCGAGGAGATCGCCCCGACTGTAACCGGGGCGAAGTTGCCAGGATCAATTGGAGTCAGTCCTAGACGTCTGAAAATTTGGCGATCGGTTGAGCGTGTACCTTAGGCTGCACACGCTTCTGCAGCGCCTGTATTTCCTTCTCCACGGCTTGGACCGCCTTGCGGGTATCCAGTGCTTCCACGCTTAAGCTTGTCGTACGGGACTCGCCTCCTTGCAGGGTAATGACACGGCCCTTGCTGCGCTCGAAGCTACGTGCCGACGGATAGGCGGTCGCCGGCTCCAAACCGGTCACATAACCGTCTTCGAGGGCGGCCGTATTTTTCCAAAGCGTGAAGCAGGGAAAGTCCTTCAAGCTATAGCGCAGCACGGAAGCTTGGTTGCCTTTGGCATTTCGCAGCATGGCGAGGCTTTCCTGAGTGCCGCGCTTGCCTGCCAACTCGAAAAAGTAAGCTTGTTCGACAAAGCCGGCGACCGGTCCGTCATAACGGTCAAAACCGGCGATTCCTTCGGCGGCACGGGCATCCCGGGGTGCCACCTGCTTGTAGGGCAGCATCACGCGCGCGCCCTTCTCCAGGATCGGCCCGCCCTGGTTGATATGATACAAGAGTTGGTGCTCGGTCGCATTCCGGCCGATATTCGTGACCGTATCGGTAATCGACAGCGCCGCGGAAGCAAAGGAGGTCCGGATCTCGGTGTTGAGCCGGAGAGCGGGGCCGAAGAGCATGGTTTCGTCGACTTCGCCGCGCAGGATGATGGCCTCGTCCGTAATTTCGATCGCCAGTTTTCTCGCCGGCAAATTGGCAATCTTACCGTGGAGGGTCAGGAATTCTTCGGACGGATTCCCGTTGTTATCAAACATCACGTCGGTGCCCGGTGCGCCCATACTGCTCAAGCCGCAGCGTACGATCCACTCATTGAAGCCTCGCAGCCAACCGAGTCCGCCACGGTCCTGTAAGTTCACGAAGGACGGGTGCACCGGATCTTTGACCGGAGAATCCCAGCCCAAGCGGACGTCGCCGCAGCCCGCTTTGAGAATCCCCATGCCACGGGTGGGCAACACCGCGAAGCGCAGCTTGCCGTTGTCGATCTCGACGACATCGACCCCCTCCTGCAGTCCGCCCCTCAGGGTGTATTTACGCACGGACCAAGCCGCACCGCTGCCTGCAGGGACGACCGAGGCATCAATAATATACTCGTCGGTCGATAAGTTTGTCTCCGA encodes the following:
- a CDS encoding aldose 1-epimerase family protein is translated as MATLFQETLLDSETNLSTDEYIIDASVVPAGSGAAWSVRKYTLRGGLQEGVDVVEIDNGKLRFAVLPTRGMGILKAGCGDVRLGWDSPVKDPVHPSFVNLQDRGGLGWLRGFNEWIVRCGLSSMGAPGTDVMFDNNGNPSEEFLTLHGKIANLPARKLAIEITDEAIILRGEVDETMLFGPALRLNTEIRTSFASAALSITDTVTNIGRNATEHQLLYHINQGGPILEKGARVMLPYKQVAPRDARAAEGIAGFDRYDGPVAGFVEQAYFFELAGKRGTQESLAMLRNAKGNQASVLRYSLKDFPCFTLWKNTAALEDGYVTGLEPATAYPSARSFERSKGRVITLQGGESRTTSLSVEALDTRKAVQAVEKEIQALQKRVQPKVHAQPIAKFSDV
- a CDS encoding superoxide dismutase, Ni; amino-acid sequence: MKLLPTSLFAVAAVLAPATFILPQQASAHCQIPCGIYHDSARVAAMLEDAQTVAKACTLVGELAGKTDAQSQQQLVRWVTNKEAHAQKVIATISDYFLTQRVKPSQDDYAERLQKHHAVILAAMKAKQNADGSYAEALTEAIQALRAYYPEHMH